A window from Megalops cyprinoides isolate fMegCyp1 chromosome 8, fMegCyp1.pri, whole genome shotgun sequence encodes these proteins:
- the LOC118782227 gene encoding 60S ribosomal protein L27a-like isoform X1, which translates to MAVLVNTGCTLGAMVMLWWYASPQDQFRHHPRYFGKVSMRHYHLKNTIICPTINLDKLPRLVSEQIRLNYSQKPNGSAPIIDVVRAGYFKVLGRGKLPKQPVIVKAKFFSRRAEEKIKGGGGACVLMA; encoded by the exons ATGGCCGTATTG GTAAACACAGGATGCACCCTGGGGGCCATGGTAATGCTGTGGTGGTATGCATCACCACAGGATCAATTTCGACA CCATCCCAGGTACTTTGGAAAGGTTAGTATGAGGCATTACCATCTGAAGAACACAATCATCTGCCCCACAATCAACCTGGACAAGCTCCCAAGACTGGTGAGCGAGCAGATTAGGCTCAACTACAGCCAGAAGCCCAATGGTTCTGCCCCAATCATTGATGTGGTACGTGCG GGCTACTTCAAAGTTCTGGGAAGAGGCAAACTCCCCAAGCAGCCCGTCATCGTGAAGGCCAAGTTCTTCAGCAGGAGGGCTGAGGAGAAGAtcaagggagggggaggtgctTGTGTGCTGATGGCGTGA
- the LOC118782227 gene encoding 60S ribosomal protein L27a-like isoform X2, with protein sequence MVMLWWYASPQDQFRHHPRYFGKVSMRHYHLKNTIICPTINLDKLPRLVSEQIRLNYSQKPNGSAPIIDVVRAGYFKVLGRGKLPKQPVIVKAKFFSRRAEEKIKGGGGACVLMA encoded by the exons ATGGTAATGCTGTGGTGGTATGCATCACCACAGGATCAATTTCGACA CCATCCCAGGTACTTTGGAAAGGTTAGTATGAGGCATTACCATCTGAAGAACACAATCATCTGCCCCACAATCAACCTGGACAAGCTCCCAAGACTGGTGAGCGAGCAGATTAGGCTCAACTACAGCCAGAAGCCCAATGGTTCTGCCCCAATCATTGATGTGGTACGTGCG GGCTACTTCAAAGTTCTGGGAAGAGGCAAACTCCCCAAGCAGCCCGTCATCGTGAAGGCCAAGTTCTTCAGCAGGAGGGCTGAGGAGAAGAtcaagggagggggaggtgctTGTGTGCTGATGGCGTGA